The sequence TGATTTTGATGGTATGGTCCGCTTCTGCGAGTCCGCTACTGGCAAAGAGGACCCGTTGGAATTGTTGATCTTTCGAATAGCCCGAATAGTATTGGGTATCTCCAGAGTCGACAGAAATACCGTATATTCCCTGAAAAGTTGAGCATTTCAGTGCTGGCTCATGTCTGGCAACCAATCATCATGGTTGTCAGAACGCTTACGTGGCTAGAAGACAGTAATGGTGTTTCTATCAGCGAGAGGATCACAACGATAGCCAGGGAGACTTACTTATCTCGTCGAGCACCATATATGGTAATGTCTTTTCCATGCCATGAGACGATACAGTAGTCGCCCTGTGGAAGTCGATTTTTTTCGATCAGCGCCCGGCCAACGCGAAAGTCGGGAAAGTTGAACAGTCCTTGGCTCACGTTCGTCGTGGAGGAATGGCTGCATGGCAACTGATGATCAGTAGAGAACCAAATCATGCAAGACGTTTTACAGGGATTTGAGAGAACCAACTTACAAAGTCTGTGTCGTGAGAGAGGTTTGCTCTAGGTCAGCATTGTCCTACCATACTTCCACGCTTTCTACTCACCCCATCGTAGTACTGAGGAGTCATCGGGTCATCTACGTGTTGATGGGACGAAGCGATCAGGCCAAGTCACCACTATCGTCCATTCATATACCTCAACCAAACCCACCTGAATGATCCGTCAACCTGAGGATGATACCTTCAGTCTCGGGAGTCACATGGTCCTCGAAGATTCAAAGAGACGCTCACCATGATGAACCGAACCAACCGAAATGAGAGTCGGCATCATCTGTCGTTGTCGCCATGATGGCTTGGAAGTGTTCTCCAGGCGTAGCACGCAGAGCAACTtaatcctcttcctttcctctaCACGTCAGTCTGATGAAACAAATGCAGGAATAAGCTTGCTGTGACAGGTCAATGATGTTATGCTCTGGGGTTTAGTGAGACCTTGTGATTGGGTTGTGGGTGATGAAGCAGGACGGTGTGAATAGTCAAATGCAAGCTGTTGAGTATCCTCCGGTAAGCACCTTGATAGAGAAACAGCATTGACCAGAGAGCTGAGTCCAAAGGGGTGGAGATCCGCATGCAACCGACCAGCCCGTCAGTTCCTTTGTCGTCGTCAGTCCTATCCGTGGCCATCAAAGGATACTCCTAGCTATTGCCACGACCCCTGAAAGGACGGCTCAGTGATTGCACTCGTTGATCTGATGGCAGACGAAACGGGTCGACCATCGTGAGATAAAGTTAGAAAAAAGTGTCTTCACTCTGGCAGACGATAAGCTAATACGAGTAGAAAGTCGAGACATGGACATGAAAGCGAGACAGTGCGGTACATGCGTGATGACGGTGTTGGGTATAATGAGAATCGATCATGATGGTTGAGCAGgtgtggagaaggatgtaTCTTGAGGTGTCTTCTGTTCCTACGGATCGATAAACGTGTATGTCAGCCAAGCCTGTGGCCGCAACGGAATTGTGTCAATGTCGAAGAGTGAAGCTAGCTTGCTCACCTCAGGAAGTCCTCCAAAGTACTAATCAGATCAACGGTCATTGTCAGCTGGTCATATCCTCGACGATAGGAGAAACCGTGACCTACGCCTCGCGCTCTTAATGCTCTGTAACCAATGCCATGTGTGATCAGCAGTCCTCCGTAGACCTGAGAGTGATAATACGATCAGCGCCGAACCTCTACGAACAAGATCGGGTGGCAAGGACATCAAGAGCACTGACGGTGAGTCCAACAGAAGTGAGGACGATAGAACGTTGCAGGATGTCGGGTAGTGAGAGTGCCATTGCTGTTCTTGTTATACGGTCTGTTGTGCGGACTGGATCTTCGACTGTTGAAATGGAAGTCGAAACAGATGCGATACCAAGGTGGAAGCACGAGAGTGACAGGTTCAGAGGACTCATGTCAAAGATTGGTGAATCGGAGCAAGCTGGATTCCGATGGAttcccctccacctcgataCATTATTTTCGATCTTCGCTCATCACAACCTGTGATTCaaccacctcttccatctcaccAAGTCAGACATTGCATTCACGCCTCGACGCAGCTCGAATATCACCCGCGTGTCCACGTTGCCACCATGgcttcttcgtcagctACCCGAATCGCTCAACTGAAGCCCCTCATCCGATCTCTCCCCCAATCTCCATTCTCCACAAACGTCCAATTGTCCGAAGCGCTCGAATCGATCCTCACCAGAGCTGCCACACCGAGTACTTCAACGGgcgcatcatcatcttcagtGGACGCATTGAGAGAGGCGGGGACGCAACAGAGATTGCAACAGATGAAAGATGCTGTGATGAGGATCAAACTGGGCGCTGCCTCaagagatgtgagtggataTCTCGAGGTACCGTTTGCTATTTCCATCTTGCAAACAAATATATGGGACGTGAACATAAAATTGCCATCACAAGCTGTCTCTGTGAAGTTGATACTGATATTTTTGCGGGTCACAGTACCCACTCTCCGATACACTGCTCTCACCTCCCAATGATGTTCATTACTACACCCGTATCCGAAACGCAGTCCACAACGCGGAGAACGGTATCAAGCGACCTTGGTGGAAGACCTTCTTCAGTATCAAGGGAGAGGAATAGAGGGCAATTGAAGACAACGTGTACAGTATGTATGACATGACAGCATAATCGGAATTGCGCGGTCGGAGTCGAGGGCGTACGGCAGCTCTTGCACATGACGGGTGTGCTAACCGCACCGATGTGGACGTATCCGTCTGATATCTGTGACTTTTCTTCACACTATGGCTCGTGACAGATTACTTGATCGACAGGTCGCAAGGAATCACGAATTCAGTCCAACCCGGTGGACAGTCCGTAAAACCATCGTCTGCAAGAGCAAGCTGAGCCGATCGACTCAACGCAATGATACTGATGAGCTTGTCAAGCGCGCCGCACACCCCGGCCAGTACATAGGACGTGGCGACCACTTGACGCAAGAGGGCTACGATCACTGCACCCTATCTACGTAAGCACACCTTAGTTGCGCGAAGTATCACGACTGTGTTCTGATCTGATGTCAACAAGCCAAAGCGTATCGGCGCAAATACATAGTCTTCTATTGCTATTCTAGCACCCCCACACTCCACCTGCAATTGCGAACCTGcttgcccttctcctcgtctacCAGTTTCCCAACCCTGCCACCATGACCTCCCTTGGAGGCAGAGCTCAGAACTCGCCAGGACCTTTACCGAAATGAGTACCTTTGGCAACATGCAACCAAGGAGTACCTTTCGCATCGGCGGTGTCACTACCGACGGTATTGCCCCACCAAACGAGTTTGATGCCGTTGTACgagagagcgaagaagatgatgattgtaGCGAGAGCAGTTCCGGTGTCCATCGCTGCTTGAGTAAGATCTGCGGGTATGGCGAAAGTAAGTACAGAGTCTAAATACCATCGGAACCACGGTCAAGATGGCGGTCGGTGGTTCAATTTATAGTCCTCGGGCTTGCACCTGTTACTCACAATTGtatctcttccaccagGCGAAAGCCCTTGTACGGATGAGGTAGTTGAAGATGAAACCAAAGATAAACCAGAGTGAATATTGGGCTGTAGCACAAGACGTCAGGTCATGTCAGCGATAGTTCCATGCGAAAAGATTTACCGTGCTGAGCTTGAGCAGATCAAGATCGCGCCAGACTGATATGCAagtctcactcactcgtaTTAGCGGGGGGAATATTTCCTGCCGCATTGAAGAAGATTGGCACATTGACGTATTTGATCCAACTGTTTGGGTATCGACGATAGAGCAACCACACGGCAACGGTGCAGACGGGCTAATCAAGTCGGATTAGAGTCAGCTCAGACCGGCCTGGGCCGTGGACGATCTATTGCTGTACTCACGCCAATAGCAAAGAAGTACATCAAACCGCTGTACGTCTGACCAGCTTGGAACATTCGCTGAGGACCTATAGTTCCCCAGATGATCGAAGCGTTGTAGACGACTTTGGCACCGTTGCAAGTGAACCTGTCTTTGTTGGTTGGCTTGCAAAGGTCTTGGATATTGCCCATCATCCAACGAAGGACTGGATCGTACGCGACAAAGGTGGTCAGCATTGATGACTTAGTCTCGCGCAAGGAGCGCACAGCGCAGAGGTCAGGGCAATGAGGGTGTCCAGGGAGTGAGTATGGATTCAAACATCGCTACGCACCTCCTGTTTGAGTCATAGTCGCTAGAAGTGTCGCGTAGATCTGCGCGAAGAATAAAGTCCTAGGTGGGATCTTCATATATTGACCAAGCTTCAGATCCTGAGCAAAGTCCATCCCATGTTTCTGCATGAGAAGAAAGATAAAATAATCAGCAAGAAAAGACTCCAGATTGGCTGACGCTTGACTGccgccactcaccacaGCATTGTAGCCGTAAGTCTTGACCATCATGTTCGCGATTGCTTTTCCTGGCCAGGCGTATCCCGCGATCAGCTcggtgatgatgttgaggaaGACTGGAAAGAACAACCAATCAGTCTGAACACGGCACCACTAGATCATTTTCGCTCACTTCGCTGATTGGTGGTTCCTTCCAGTATACCTTCGGGAACGATTAAAGTGACACCCATTCCGAAACAAACCACGATAAATCCCCATACTGGTAGTTCGGTATCCCAATATCTGATCGTGAATATACCCAATCCCAACACGACGGCAGTCAAGACCCCATACCACCAATCCGGGACTTCCTTGTAACTCGCCATCAACCGTTTATGGatatcctctccaccatgTTTCGCATTTTTGAATTTCGCCCAGATGTCTTTGCCGTTGTATAGATAGGTGTAGATGACAATACTCGTCACGGCGGCGAAGGATAGACCATATGTGAGGGAGTAGGACATGGATATGTACATGGGGGAATAAGCTTCGTATTTCTCCACGACAAAGTTCAgtctctcgtcgaccacCCGGCTGATATTGTACGCTTTTCCAGTGTTGTCGAAAGTGCTACTGGACAAAAGTGGCAGGCTAGGTGACCGCAGAGCAAGTGACCCCAATCAACATCGCCGCATCGAAGCGTAGTAGTCTCACTCACTAGGCGCTGTTCCACACGTTCGTGTAGTACAGGATGGgcgaaaggaagaggtaaaagaagaggaccaCCGCGAAAGCATTGCAGGTGATGTAGAACggtgtggtgagtgggaaaCCAGCATAATTGATCTGGGTCCAATCGAAACTGATCGGGATGAGTCCAAGACCCGAGTTCATCTGCCAGACCATATGCGTGTCAGTCCACCGTTTTCCATCATTCGTCTCGTGTGGAAACACAATGCGCCAAACAAGAATTCCTCTATCTACTCACTCCGAATATGGTGTTCACTTTCTGATTGTTCGGTGCGATCCAAGTCGCGAAAGCGAAAGTGCTCAACGACGTCCAGATGTAATCTGGGAACCAGAACCACGCGAAAGCACCTATCGTCAGGAAGCCGAAATATCGGTATCGCGAGATCGTCCATCCGTTTGCCGGTGTCGGGTCCTGAGGCTCATGTAAAGCTCTGAAGAGGACGGTCGATGCCAACGATGAAGGCCAGATGAGAGCAGCAGGGTAGACAAGCCATCTTCGTGAGAGACCAGCGAGACCGAAGCTGTACGTGTGAGACGTAAGCAGTAGGCCGGAGCTGACCACTGTCCGGACTCACCCTAAGGCTTGAGTCGTGAGGAGATAACAAAACGAGAATCCAGGTCCGTAATCCCGGTTCCAATATACTGGTGAGACGATCGAAACAAGAGCACCCATCGCGTAGGCATTTGCGGCTGTCAAGTTCACGCACTGCTCGCCCACATAGAGGTGCGTGTCATGTCAGCCTTGCACTTGTCGATTCATCTACGATGGGCACACTTACAATGACGATCAAAGCATGCTCTTTGACGGTGAACCTCCCTGGGTTGAGGTAGAACGAGCATGGACCGAGGGGAACGACCCGTTGTGGCAGCTTCTCCCACGCGCGACCGATCGGGAACACCAACAGTTGTGCCACGACATACCCAATCGTCAATGACGGGTATCGCAGTCCGAAGAACTGGTTACAGCCAGCGAAGATTATGACGAAGATCGTGAGAAGAATCCAGGCTCGGACGGCTGGTAGACAGAGTTAAGGGATCAACTCATGAGTGTCTtattgatgatgacgagacTCACTGTTACAGGCCAAGGTTGGGTCGTCTGTGTTGGGTACGCAAGCCGCGACTTCGGGGACTGTACATTGTGGTCAGCATTTCGGGCTTATGGCAGGTAACTGCGATTGTCCGGGTTTGAGTAGGAGCGTTCTGACGCATGATGTGACACTTACAGGGCGACTGATCTCCATCTACATTCCAAGTGACCGCCTCGTTCGGGATCAACTCCTTCGAAGTGAGTTCATCAACAAAGACATCGGTCTTGTAATATTCGTCCGAGAGATCAGGCGACGGTGCCGATTTCTCCAGATCAAGATCCGAGCCTGAATCTCGTTCTTGCAAGTacttctcgtccttcaaTCGTTGCTGACGATTCTCATAAGGACTGGCCAATTCTTCGATGGAAATTGGGTCGGTGGGCTGGGTGGCGGTGATGGGCTGTTCAACCCCGGTGTATCCTGCTGACATTCCGGCTGACAAGAGCTATCTCACGTCGTGAAGATGGGGTATGGTGTAGTagcgaaggagaggagatgagagtggTGCCAAGATCTTAGAAACGAGTCGATAGGTAGCTGTCACCAGTTAGTTCACGTCTGCTCTCTGAGAAGCTGTTGTCGATTTCGATCCAGCGCTTGATGGGTGTAGGTGTACAATATCCAAGTCTTGAAGGACTAGAGTAGGCGTAGACTGTCCCATTCACATGAATGGACATGACATCCCTTGACTCTCTCTTATATCCCCCACCCTGGACTCAGTAGCACAAAGACGCAAGAAGAGGCAGATTGGAGATAAGAGCGGTCAAGACCTGTTTTCCCTGACCCCCATTCGCCATCCTTGCCATTCGCACCATTGCACGCAATAATGACCTTGGTCCTCTCCATTCGGTCGGTCACATCCGCTCAGCTGGCGGCAGCTTATCTGCAAGTGATGTAAGGGGCGGCGGCAAGATGAAACTGATTTACTCGGTCCCGATGGGAGATCGGCAGTAGGCGAGATCAGTTCACGTTCGATACTGTCTTAGGGGAAGTGCTGCATGTTTTCCCACGCTAGATAGATGGATAGATAGATACCATCCACTGTACCCCTCTCCTCAAATGTCACACGTCGGCTCGTTCGGTAGGCATACACTGAGATGTAATAGACTGCTCTTGGCAAAGGGTTATTTCTGGACAGGACAGGACAGGTACAGATCAGGTCACGTCAGGACATACCAATGGCCGAGAGATACGGTCCCACGAAAGGCACGAAACCAAATCGCACGACGACGTGCTCGCGCACAATACAGCAAACGTCCTCGCTCCGAGGATGCATTTTTCACATTTTGTCTTGGTCCTCTGCATATATTCCTCAACCCATGTATGCAATGATATGCAGTATGAGTACCTGTAGAGCGgactactactactactcTCACTGTCCTCGACCCCACGCGATGGATTCTCAACCTTCCTCGAAGCGTGTGCGAAAATGACCAATGCAGCGAGAGGAGACGTTTGCCATGAATGCGGACGACACTCGCTCTGACTGATCGATTACCAGCGGAATGCGATTCCCGGAAGGATACGACAGGATCCCGTTCAGCCAGATCGCGCGACACGGCAGCTGCGAGGAAAGCTAGTGTCGATGTTGAGAGGGCCGCCGGCGCCCGTGCCGACGCCGAGAAGACGACATCGTGAGGGGAGCAAGCAAGCCACTGTGAGGATGCTTGTCCACTGTCGCAGCGGTAAGACGATAGGGAGTCAATTCGTCCACAGTCACTTGGCCGAGTgtcctctcttcaccacACATATTGTGATACCTCTTCGCCCTCATCCGAGACGATAAGTGACGGCCTTTACCGCCTTATCACATACTTCAAGGGGTCAATCACGTAGCATGAACCTTGACTAGCGTGTGAAGTGCTCGTGCGAAGGAGCTGAGAGATCAACGTTGTCCCCTTTTGTTGTTATCTTTTGCGCTGTGACATTTGAGGGTCCTTATCTTCTGTTGCGCGGCTTAGCCCGATCTTGATGGCATTTTTCCAAGGCTGATATGTTCGATTGTACAGCGCAATCATACCCTCAGCTATCGCTACGGACTCGGGGTTTGTACTTCCGTTCACAATCCCGTCGAACGACAGTACATGCAAGGTCAACAATCACGTGTCAATACTACTGATACAGTAGGTATACTACAAAGCAGATTCACAGATCAAACAACCGTCTATATCCACAACATGTTCaatcatctccctcccaaTCCTTCATGTTGTGCCAGGCATCCTGACTACCCGTCCTCACACCTGCATTGCGCATCACAAGCTATCCCCTCTCCGTACTCAACTCGAATCGGGACCCACTACCCATCCCGAGACCACCTCCAaatcccattcccatccccatTCCTCCACTCTGCGCCGTATCCTTCTTGAGCAGATACGACATATCGCCAATCAcggcttcttctcctttcgcGCTCGCCCGTATACCTAGATCACGACGACCACCACAACCGGTCCTGTCCTGTCTTTCGTCCAACTCATCCTCCCCACTCTCTTCCGACGGTGACGAGTCTCCCCTTCCTGCGTTACTGCCAGATCTGTCGGATCCTGCcgaacccttcttcttattctttcttccctttccacGACGCCGAAGTACAGGATCATAGGTACAAGCCTCCTCGCCTCTTCTAGCACAATGAAAGCATCTTGGTCGATCACCATTACACCTGAAAGAAGTGATACATTAGCATTTCTTCACGAGAGATCGTGCACAGGCATTTCGTTGCCAGCTCAACTcacttcagcttcttcgtccgacACATGTTACACGCGATCGTGGTCTTGTCTAacaatcttctctcccgCTCTTCGTTTGTCTCCGCAGTCTCGTTCTTTCGTTTCTTACTTTCTGGTGATTTCGAAGCCGAAGGTGGTTGCGGTTCCTTTGTACCGCTCGAAGACTCCTCCAgattcttcttcgccttgcCTTTACCTCTGGCTTTCTTCGGTTGTACCATTGTAgtggagaacgagaacTTCTTCGAGTTCGTTGGGCGTACTGAAGTAGCGCTCGATTTTGTTGGCTCTGCAGACGACGGGTCATCGATGGCAGATGCTGGGGTAGGAAGTTGAACAGATGAACCGAGGGCCAATGGGTTTCGCTTTGCTTGTTCTGAGTTGAATACTCGGATCTTGAGCACCGGCGGCAGTGCTTccggaagaggaggcggtTGACGAACCGATTCTATCCGATTCGTCGATCCAAGAGGGTTAATCCATGGTAGTTCAGTCGTTGGCATCTGTAACGGTCTAGAAGGGAAGGCTGAAGGATACGATTGCGATTCGGACAAAGGTGGTGGTCCCGAAAAGCCAAGCGCTGGACTGTTGTCAGACAAAGGAGGATACGTAGCCTTGCGAGACAGGAATGTGGGTTTTGGCGGCTGGTGTTGATCGGAAAGAGGGGACGACTGCGCTGATCGTCGGACTGCATGGGTAGCGTACATCGGCTCCGAGATGTACGCCGATGTGGAAAGGCCGGAGGACATGGGcaacgatgacgaggtTGGTAGTGTTTGGGAGGGCTGTAGACTTATCGACGTAGAAGTTTGAGAAAGACCGCTGCTTATCAGAGGTGTACTTGAGTAACCGCTCTGAGGAGTCTTGAAGGTCATACCCGATGTGGCCGCAGATTTCGAGTGAtcttgagaagaagactgTACAGGCATTTGCCCGTATGACGATCTACGGTCGCTGTCGCTGCTGCCGGAAGATCGGTGCCTTTGCAGGACCCAGCTGATCTCGTTAGGTAATGGAGCAACCAGATCTGGCTGTATTTGTGTTTGGGTCAAGTCTTGCAGACGTCGCTCAACAGCTGCAGGGTCGAGACTGAGTGGCATGGGTGGAGTAGACCGCTGTTGCGGTGGAGTCGGGGTGTGCTGCTGGTGTTTCTGCTGTCCGTACTGGGGGGTATAGACCACGTTTGAGGGGGAATGAGTCATAGGAGGTTGAGCCGAATATTGATTCGGTACATTTTGCCAAGATGGCGACTGTGAAGAGGATAATGGCACGCGATAACTGAAGCCGGTCGGTTGCTCTTGCTGCTGAGATTCTAGCGCGGGCGATTGTGTTTGCGACATCGGAGTGAAGCTGTTGCTCACTGACAAAGACGGTTGAAGTAGCTCAGAGGAGGGCGGTTGAGGGTACAACGGTGATTGTTCTACCGGCAGAGCAGTAGAAGGGAAGAATCCCAGCGGGGAAAAATCGACTTGAGACGGTGGCGCTGTTACGGATACGGGTTCGAACTGACCTCGATTCTGGTTCATCAAGTTCATCTTCGCTTCGAGGAGCTGGTCAAATCGTGAGCCGGTTTCTAAGTTGACCACGCTGCCTGCAAAGGTGTCGCTagagaagatgagcaaTCCTGGTCAGTATTGACAAATATTAAAGTGACCCGGACTGGAAGAAACGACAGGACAGTAAAACTCACAACAGGGaaacttcctcctccttcttgtctgCTCCATATTGTTGCTGATTCTGGTATTGACCACCGTATCCATTTGACTGTTGCTCCCGTTGgcgttgttgttgctgccTTTGCTGCTCCTGGGAAGTCGCATAACATTTACCCCCACCTACGGCGTTACATTCCCAAGCCAGGGCGTCGACCCTGGACTGGTCGTGTTTTCCATCAACACTGTATTGTTGAAACTGCTGACGGAGGTTCTGTTGATGTTCCTCTAATGGATGATCTTTGCCCCAAATAACAGGCGAGGGAGCTCTGCTGTGATGACGGCTGTGGTCGACGCTCGGAGTGTATGTTGACGCTGGCATGTTCGGAGCCGTCTCCactggaggaggaggtaaCGACTCGATCCAACCTCCCGGATGGTAATAGCTGGTCCATTGAGATTGTGCTTGACCGGAGCCGGGATTAGAGACAATTGAACCAGGGCcttggaaggagggaatCGGCGCGACCATAGATTGAtgagggaggggagggagTGACGATGGGAGGGGTTGAGGGTATGAAGATCGGTGTTGGAGTTGCATTTGTGGAGAGTTGACCACCGTCGGGATTGGGCCGGGACCGTGAGCGGGTGAGGGGTAAGGGTAGTATTGATGAGCCATGATGAGACCTCACgggcggaggagatggcgttgggaggggagagagTAAGGAGGATACGAATGGGTAGAGATCGATGTACGATATTGTCTGTAGTTGCGAAAGGTTGTGCTCCCACAATCAACCAACTGGCGTTTTTACCAACAATCGTATGACGAAGGAAAGCGTGGTACTTGCAGTTGACCGGATTCCGCGTTGCCGTTATTGTTCAATAATCCATATAGCTACACTGTATGACACCATCCGACTTCCCGCTGTAAGTCGAGGCGGCTGATGGAAGGCAGTGGTTCAAGGGTATCTGTCTCCGTGTATTGGAAGGATGGTCGAGCGGGAAGCTTTCGGCCGGAGCGATGCGATGCGATGCGATGCGATGCGATTGTATTGTATTGTCTTGTCTTGTCGAGGCTAGACGTTTGTGCTGGGTTGTGAAGGGTACTAGTACAGCCTATGTAGCTTATGATCGACGCGGTCTTGTTTGAGCGGTTTTCAGAGTGGATGACtagatggatgagatgagatgagattgagacgagatggatggcTATGCAGATGAGTCGAGGGGGTCATTCTTTTTCCTCCAGCGACGAGATGTGGACGTTTCGGAAGCTTTTTGTTCCATTTTCCAACCACCAACTACCAATTCATTTTCGTCGTCGGAATACAAATACAAATCAATCACTTAGGAAAAAGTTACCGCTTCCGATCATTCTTTGTAATATGATTATTGTCTGGTTTGTATTTCCGTCTCCCCGTGTCATGGTGGTTCGGGTCAAAGGGAAAAAGAACGACGGTGGGACCCAAGGATTGGGTAGACAGGGTCAAACAATTATCAAACCAGAGGGTGATGAGggtgatcatcgtcatatTCTCCGGTGATGATGCCCTAGAGAGAAAAAGGAGAAAAGTAGGTTCTAGGTCCCAAGGCGCTAGTCACCTTTCCCCCCCGTCCCCATCCTCTTTACCAAAAGAATGGGAACAACGCAACAATGAATGTTCTCGGAGGCAGATGACATGTTCGTACCAAAACGCAAAAGAATCGACATGACAACAAGATCGGATGACTGCTCTCAAGATGCTACGAAAAGGAAATCTTCTTTGCTCTACAACGTGTCTTTGTCCTTTTCATTCTATCAGCTACTTACACAACATCATTGTTCCGTGAAACATCTGAGACATGCCACTTTCGAAAATTGGTAATTTCAACCCCTCGCCAAAACATCACACTCGTGCGTCATGTGGCGCTCATGTCGCCAATTCTGTGAACAAGCAGACTCGAGACCCATCGACTCCATGAATGACACCGTCTCTACCCTTCAAGAAGACGTGGACCATCCTCATGCACATGCTTGCCTActactcctcctctgcctcttcgTCCCCACCGAACATCTGAGCCAGTCCATCCGCCGCTTCATCCTTGGCACTGACAAAGACCTCGAACGCAGTcttctcacccttcttgatttgctcttctcgacctttgGCACCTGCCTTGCCGAGACCTGCTGACCAACCCTTCTCACGAGCGAACGCGGCAGGCGATCGGTCGAGCAGTATCTCGAGGTCGCCATCACTGATGATCGTATCGTCCGCACTCGCAATGTTGatttcttccccttccagattgagaagagctTTCGCCATCTCCGCCACGCTTTCGTTCTTCACCTTGCCTCTTCCTAGAATGACCTTTCCGTTCTCGTCCACGACTCTTCCAAACTTCCCTTGAGAGATGACAAGCGCTTCGAGCTTTCGTTTGTTTCCTGCTTTTGCCAGAATCTTCGTCTCAACGGTATGAGCGGAGACGAGGCGGAAGACCAGAACAGGCTTGGTTTGACCGATACGATGTGCACGGTCTTGAGCTTGTAGATCCATCTGTGGATCTGAGATCGATGGCATGTCAGCTTAGTAGACTAGCAGAAAGGGGCAAAGGCTGCAGGAAATGAGAGAGGTGATAGCCAC is a genomic window of Kwoniella newhampshirensis strain CBS 13917 chromosome 13, whole genome shotgun sequence containing:
- a CDS encoding OPT family small oligopeptide transporter, with protein sequence MSAGYTGVEQPITATQPTDPISIEELASPYENRQQRLKDEKYLQERDSGSDLDLEKSAPSPDLSDEYYKTDVFVDELTSKELIPNEAVTWNVDGDQSPFPEVAACVPNTDDPTLACNTVRAWILLTIFVIIFAGCNQFFGLRYPSLTIGYVVAQLLVFPIGRAWEKLPQRVVPLGPCSFYLNPGRFTVKEHALIVICVNLTAANAYAMGALVSIVSPVYWNRDYGPGFSFCYLLTTQALGFGLAGLSRRWLVYPAALIWPSSLASTVLFRALHEPQDPTPANGWTISRYRYFGFLTIGAFAWFWFPDYIWTSLSTFAFATWIAPNNQKVNTIFGMNSGLGLIPISFDWTQINYAGFPLTTPFYITCNAFAVVLFFYLFLSPILYYTNVWNSAYLPLLSSSTFDNTGKAYNISRVVDERLNFVVEKYEAYSPMYISMSYSLTYGLSFAAVTSIVIYTYLYNGKDIWAKFKNAKHGGEDIHKRLMASYKEVPDWWYGVLTAVVLGLGIFTIRYWDTELPVWGFIVVCFGMGVTLIVPEGILEGTTNQRIFLNIITELIAGYAWPGKAIANMMVKTYGYNAVKHGMDFAQDLKLGQYMKIPPRTLFFAQIYATLLATMTQTGVLRWMMGNIQDLCKPTNKDRFTCNGAKVVYNASIIWGTIGPQRMFQAGQTYSGLMYFFAIGPVCTVAVWLLYRRYPNSWIKYVNVPIFFNAAGNIPPANTTQYSLWFIFGFIFNYLIRTRAFAWWKRYNYLTQAAMDTGTALATIIIFFALSYNGIKLVWWGNTVGSDTADAKGTPWLHVAKGTHFGKGPGEF